One window of Hydractinia symbiolongicarpus strain clone_291-10 chromosome 3, HSymV2.1, whole genome shotgun sequence genomic DNA carries:
- the LOC130636319 gene encoding ubiquitin-associated domain-containing protein 2-like: MDVSPDVISGLGFKHAPVSRFLLVSTGIPSVAAVFLSNGYRKLFTVSWTDVIHKKQILRFICSQFIVDNSFDVICNCLFIYYFLVLERRWGSKKYISFFFTNWSLSLGLYFILFKSKILASNIPMVEIVPKGIYGPLFSMLVYYYKDIRSNAENGRFSFSKKTFVYMLAAQMVLSNEKTFLMASCGIISGMIYRLNLLKIQSWFTIPNAVSSRFQRLYSYFLSGEAATTSRKAYMGATPEIHEDMVFDYVMSRQRQNVVRGGGDRRTVGQGYADVINPSFGSLFNNARHVEQHAPPTPQAPLTPQAPPAPQPPPYPEVVNEAEPTSDVREEKVKTLVDMGFARDAVVDALASANNDIQHATSILLSAQ; this comes from the exons ATGGATGTCAGTCCTGATGTTATATCTGGTTTGGGATTTA agCATGCACCTGTGAGCCGGTTTCTTTTGGTGTCAACTGGCATTCCATCTGTGGCCGCTGTATTTTTGTCAAATGGATACCGAAAATTATTCACTGTATCATGGACAGAtgttattcataaaaaacaa ATATTGCGGTTTATCTGTTCACAGTTTATCGTGGATAATTCTTTCGATGTCATTTGCAATTGtttgttcatttattattttttggtgTTGGAACGAAGATGGGGTTCAAAGAAATATATT tcaTTCTTTTTCACAAATTGGTCATTATCCCTTGGATTATATTTTATTCTCTTCAAATCAAAAATATTGGCAAGCAATATACCAATGGTGGAAATAGTACCGAAAGGGAT CTATGGCCCACTGTTTAGTATGTTGGTATACTATTACAAAGACATTCGAAGCAACGCAGAAAATGGTAGATTTTCGTTTTCAAAAAAGACATTTGTATATATGCTTGCAGCACAG ATGGTGCTAAGTAacgagaaaacatttttaatggcTTCCTGCGGCATT ATATCAGGTATGATCTACAGACTAAATCTTCTCAAAATACAATCCTGGTTTACAATTCCAAACGCTGTGAGCAGTAGGTTTCAACGACTGTATTCCTACTTCCTATCCGGTGAAGCAGCTACAACTTCAAGAAAAGCGTACATGGGAGCCACCCCAGAAATTCACGAAGACATGGTGTTTGATTACGTTATGAGTAGACAGCGACAGAACGTGGTCAGAGGAGGTGGA GATCGTCGAACTGTTGGTCAAGGTTAcgctgacgtcatcaatcctTCTTTCGGGAGTCTTTTTAATAACGCACGACACGTGGAACAACATGCACCGCCCACACCGCAAGCCCCGCTCACTCCACAAGCGCCGCCCGCTCCGCAACCGCCTCCATATCCTGAAGTGGTAAACGAGGCAGAGCCCACATCTGACGTACGTGAAGAAAAG GTGAAAACTTTAGTCGATATGGGTTTCGCAAGAGATGCTGTCGTTGATGCTTTAGCAAGTGCTAACAATGACATCCAACACGCCACAAGCATACTACTATCCGCACAGTAA
- the LOC130636316 gene encoding uncharacterized protein LOC130636316 isoform X1, with the protein MYLPVEILNLLNSSFGDSSEIGDDVFFTEEDELMAPNGKNTCQLCGKAIKEPKHRIYFYGEKGICQRFTCHVDCFNCNVCKRTLSMQNYFLSPRKLFYCWEHADFELPNHHENLIRELRKFREISRENLSCLQSGKTPSSLKNKLRLTLSKCRCCSEPLLLKSRGFWNECTEESCPLLNCYSQLNDTRNYNVPLWEEENQNEVFFKIEHYEEEIYETCFLEEQHFNYYSVDELVGPLVMSLKQEIINNKFYYRVLIRSSSHVVEGLIPVSCFCSKKYNERQVLEVLCKELQISSSLRPFNEPTPNKLYYLDKVMLKEEFKVGVVFINDGQIKEEDFFTNTGHNSEFEDFLCLLGDKVKLKDFKGYNGGLDTSHGLTGEHSIYKEWQKYKIMFHVSTLLPMEEHDDQKLQRKRHIGNDIVCIVFLAPGAQFDPNSIKSNFLHVFIIIQPQWIESGLYYKVAVVSRDLVLPFGPAIFPSKLFKKGEIFQNWLFTKIINGERASYRSPKFSAMQERTRRQLLEEIVHDQACKEVPTPRITRSAFQRFLPQRSSARSSPPNFNIKSRTLGQYPPLFSESFENGSQPQKNFNRTFSNGVSQYHDVFFNVGTYNQQIVPGVKAILSARSRVFNEMLFPTECNLSQLRRRSSMLSRTPPAHLTFMRSQTKWSELWKKARSTSHESPSPKSSIVDLRNQNSSEYVITEFEVSEFTALCDFLHTGVCVVHVDIVSGLACAAEYYDVPDLLNICVECCADLLNPHNACIILSSLRKHVLKYNVAGLLQNMVLKYISESAEQVFASFDMSSLSEDCFFKVLAQDLKISEKKKFKTLKKWYARISSLANFVHDELKPSLLSHINMARLSKEEQQEVAKFRTHSITIDTSSSAV; encoded by the exons ATGTATTTACCAGTAGAAATTCTAAACTTGCTAAATTCAAGTTTTGGCGATAGCAGTGAGATTGGCGACGATGTATTCTTCACAGAAGAAG atgAGCTAATGGCACCAAATGGCAAAAACACTTGCCAGTTATGTGGAAAGGCAATAAAAGAACCAAAACACAGAATTTACTTTTACGGAGAAAAGGGCATATGTCAACGCTTCACATGCCATGTTGACTGCTTTAACTGCAATGTTTGTAAGAGAACACTTTccatgcaaaattattttttatcacctagaaaattattttattgttggGAACATGCTGACTTTGAATTGCCAAACCATCACGAAAACCTAATACGAGAATTGCGCAAGTTTAGGGAGATATCTCGCGAAAACCTGAGTTGTTTGCAAAGTGGAAAGACGCCATCCTCCCTTAAAAATAAGCTAAGATTGACATTATCAAAATGTAGGTGCTGTTCAGAACCATTGTTATTAAAAAGCCGCGGGTTTTGGAATGAATGCACTGAAGAAAGTTGCCCGCTTTTAAACTGTTATAGCCAGCTTAATGATACTAGAAATTACAATGTACCACTCTGGGAAGAAGAAAATCAAAATgaagtgttttttaaaattgaacatTATGAGGAAGAAATTTATGAGACATGTTTTCTGGAAGAGCAGCATTTCAATTATTACTCTGTTGATGAACTTGTTGGTCCATTAGTGATGAGTTTAAAACAGGAAATCAttaataacaaattttattatAG AGTATTAATTCGATCGTCATCGCACGTAGTTGAAGGTTTAATACCTGTCTCGTGCTTCTGCTCAAAAAAATACAACGAAAGACAAGTCCTGGAGGTTTTATGCAAAGAACTTCAAATTTCATCCTCACTTCGACCATTCAATGAACCTACTCCTAACAAGTTGTACTATCTAGACAAA GTAATGTTAAAAGAGGAATTCAAAGTTGGCGTTGTCTTTATTAACGATGGTCAAATTAAAGAGGAGGATTTTTTCACTAACACTGGCCACAACTCTGAATTCGAAGACTTCTTGTGTTTACTAGGTGATAAAGTAAAATTAAAGGATTTTAAAGGCTACAACGGTGGTTTAGATACTTCCCATGGTCTTACTGGCGAACATTCAATATACAAAGAATGGcagaaatataaaattatgtttCATGTTTCAACGTTGTTACCGATGGAAGAACACGATGACCAGAAA TTGCAAAGAAAGCGTCATATTGGTAACGACATTGTGTGCATTGTTTTTCTTGCTCCTGGTGCTCAATTTGACCCTAATTCCATTAAATCAAACTTTCTGCATGTTTTCATCATTATCCAACCTCAGTGGATTGAATCCGGCTTGTACTATAAG GTGGCTGTTGTATCTAGGGATTTAGTGTTACCCTTTGGACCAGCTATATTTCCATCAAAGCTCTTTAAAAAg gGTGAAATATTTCAGAATTGGTTGTTCACGAAGATTATTAATGGAGAGAGAGCAAGTTACCGTTCACCAAAGTTTTCTGCCATGCAG GAGAGAACGCGAAGGCAGCTTCTCGAAGAAATTGTTCACGACCAAGCTTGTAAGGAAGTGCCTACGCCAAGAATTACCAGGAGTGCCTTTCAAAGATTTCTGCCACAGAGATCTAGTGCACGGTCCAGCCCACCAAATTTTAACATCAAATCGAG GACTTTAGGACAATATCCGCCATTATTCAGTGAAAGTTTTGAAAACGGTAGTCAGCCGCAGAAAAATTTCAATCGCACGTTTTCAAACGGAGTTAGCCAATATCACGATGTGTTCTTTAACGTTG GGACATACAACCAACAGATCGTACCTGGAGTTAAAGCTATTCTTTCTGCTAGAAGCCG TGTGTTTAACGAGATGCTCTTCCCAACCGAATGCAACTTGTCGCAACTGCGAAGGAGATCATCTATGCTTTCACGTACTCCTCCAGCACACCTCACTTTTATGAGGTCGCAAACAAAATGGTCTGAGCTGTGGAAAAAAGCTCGCTCAACGAGCCATGAGAGTCCATCACCGAAATCAAGCATTGTAGATTTGCGTAATCAAAATTCTTCTGAg TATGTTATCACAGAGTTTGAGGTGAGTGAGTTCACAGCGCTGTGTGACTTCCTCCATACCGGCGTGTGTGTGGTCCATGTGGACATTGTATCCGGGCTGGCCTGTGCAGCGGAGTATTATGATGTACCGGACTTGTTAAATATATGTGTGGAATGCTGTGCTGACTTGTTAAATCCGCACAAT GCTTGTATTATATTATCATCACTTCGAAAACATGTTTTGAAATACAATGTTGCTGGTTTGCTGCAAAATATG GTGTTGAAATATATTTCGGAATCTGCTGAGCAGGTTTTCGCATCGTTcgatatgtcttctttgtcagAAGATTGCTTCTTCAAAGTTTTAGCCCAAGATTTAAAA attagcgaaaagaaaaagtttaaaactttaaaaaaatggtatGCAAGAATTTCTTCGTTGG CTAATTTCGTGCACGACGAACTGAAACCATCACTTCTTTCCCACATCAACATGGCTCGGTTATCCAAAGAAGAACAGCAAGAG gTAGCAAAATTTAGAACTCATTCGATCACGATTGATACCTCCAGTAGCGCCGTGTGA
- the LOC130636316 gene encoding uncharacterized protein LOC130636316 isoform X2: MAPNGKNTCQLCGKAIKEPKHRIYFYGEKGICQRFTCHVDCFNCNVCKRTLSMQNYFLSPRKLFYCWEHADFELPNHHENLIRELRKFREISRENLSCLQSGKTPSSLKNKLRLTLSKCRCCSEPLLLKSRGFWNECTEESCPLLNCYSQLNDTRNYNVPLWEEENQNEVFFKIEHYEEEIYETCFLEEQHFNYYSVDELVGPLVMSLKQEIINNKFYYRVLIRSSSHVVEGLIPVSCFCSKKYNERQVLEVLCKELQISSSLRPFNEPTPNKLYYLDKVMLKEEFKVGVVFINDGQIKEEDFFTNTGHNSEFEDFLCLLGDKVKLKDFKGYNGGLDTSHGLTGEHSIYKEWQKYKIMFHVSTLLPMEEHDDQKLQRKRHIGNDIVCIVFLAPGAQFDPNSIKSNFLHVFIIIQPQWIESGLYYKVAVVSRDLVLPFGPAIFPSKLFKKGEIFQNWLFTKIINGERASYRSPKFSAMQERTRRQLLEEIVHDQACKEVPTPRITRSAFQRFLPQRSSARSSPPNFNIKSRTLGQYPPLFSESFENGSQPQKNFNRTFSNGVSQYHDVFFNVGTYNQQIVPGVKAILSARSRVFNEMLFPTECNLSQLRRRSSMLSRTPPAHLTFMRSQTKWSELWKKARSTSHESPSPKSSIVDLRNQNSSEYVITEFEVSEFTALCDFLHTGVCVVHVDIVSGLACAAEYYDVPDLLNICVECCADLLNPHNACIILSSLRKHVLKYNVAGLLQNMVLKYISESAEQVFASFDMSSLSEDCFFKVLAQDLKISEKKKFKTLKKWYARISSLANFVHDELKPSLLSHINMARLSKEEQQEVAKFRTHSITIDTSSSAV; encoded by the exons ATGGCACCAAATGGCAAAAACACTTGCCAGTTATGTGGAAAGGCAATAAAAGAACCAAAACACAGAATTTACTTTTACGGAGAAAAGGGCATATGTCAACGCTTCACATGCCATGTTGACTGCTTTAACTGCAATGTTTGTAAGAGAACACTTTccatgcaaaattattttttatcacctagaaaattattttattgttggGAACATGCTGACTTTGAATTGCCAAACCATCACGAAAACCTAATACGAGAATTGCGCAAGTTTAGGGAGATATCTCGCGAAAACCTGAGTTGTTTGCAAAGTGGAAAGACGCCATCCTCCCTTAAAAATAAGCTAAGATTGACATTATCAAAATGTAGGTGCTGTTCAGAACCATTGTTATTAAAAAGCCGCGGGTTTTGGAATGAATGCACTGAAGAAAGTTGCCCGCTTTTAAACTGTTATAGCCAGCTTAATGATACTAGAAATTACAATGTACCACTCTGGGAAGAAGAAAATCAAAATgaagtgttttttaaaattgaacatTATGAGGAAGAAATTTATGAGACATGTTTTCTGGAAGAGCAGCATTTCAATTATTACTCTGTTGATGAACTTGTTGGTCCATTAGTGATGAGTTTAAAACAGGAAATCAttaataacaaattttattatAG AGTATTAATTCGATCGTCATCGCACGTAGTTGAAGGTTTAATACCTGTCTCGTGCTTCTGCTCAAAAAAATACAACGAAAGACAAGTCCTGGAGGTTTTATGCAAAGAACTTCAAATTTCATCCTCACTTCGACCATTCAATGAACCTACTCCTAACAAGTTGTACTATCTAGACAAA GTAATGTTAAAAGAGGAATTCAAAGTTGGCGTTGTCTTTATTAACGATGGTCAAATTAAAGAGGAGGATTTTTTCACTAACACTGGCCACAACTCTGAATTCGAAGACTTCTTGTGTTTACTAGGTGATAAAGTAAAATTAAAGGATTTTAAAGGCTACAACGGTGGTTTAGATACTTCCCATGGTCTTACTGGCGAACATTCAATATACAAAGAATGGcagaaatataaaattatgtttCATGTTTCAACGTTGTTACCGATGGAAGAACACGATGACCAGAAA TTGCAAAGAAAGCGTCATATTGGTAACGACATTGTGTGCATTGTTTTTCTTGCTCCTGGTGCTCAATTTGACCCTAATTCCATTAAATCAAACTTTCTGCATGTTTTCATCATTATCCAACCTCAGTGGATTGAATCCGGCTTGTACTATAAG GTGGCTGTTGTATCTAGGGATTTAGTGTTACCCTTTGGACCAGCTATATTTCCATCAAAGCTCTTTAAAAAg gGTGAAATATTTCAGAATTGGTTGTTCACGAAGATTATTAATGGAGAGAGAGCAAGTTACCGTTCACCAAAGTTTTCTGCCATGCAG GAGAGAACGCGAAGGCAGCTTCTCGAAGAAATTGTTCACGACCAAGCTTGTAAGGAAGTGCCTACGCCAAGAATTACCAGGAGTGCCTTTCAAAGATTTCTGCCACAGAGATCTAGTGCACGGTCCAGCCCACCAAATTTTAACATCAAATCGAG GACTTTAGGACAATATCCGCCATTATTCAGTGAAAGTTTTGAAAACGGTAGTCAGCCGCAGAAAAATTTCAATCGCACGTTTTCAAACGGAGTTAGCCAATATCACGATGTGTTCTTTAACGTTG GGACATACAACCAACAGATCGTACCTGGAGTTAAAGCTATTCTTTCTGCTAGAAGCCG TGTGTTTAACGAGATGCTCTTCCCAACCGAATGCAACTTGTCGCAACTGCGAAGGAGATCATCTATGCTTTCACGTACTCCTCCAGCACACCTCACTTTTATGAGGTCGCAAACAAAATGGTCTGAGCTGTGGAAAAAAGCTCGCTCAACGAGCCATGAGAGTCCATCACCGAAATCAAGCATTGTAGATTTGCGTAATCAAAATTCTTCTGAg TATGTTATCACAGAGTTTGAGGTGAGTGAGTTCACAGCGCTGTGTGACTTCCTCCATACCGGCGTGTGTGTGGTCCATGTGGACATTGTATCCGGGCTGGCCTGTGCAGCGGAGTATTATGATGTACCGGACTTGTTAAATATATGTGTGGAATGCTGTGCTGACTTGTTAAATCCGCACAAT GCTTGTATTATATTATCATCACTTCGAAAACATGTTTTGAAATACAATGTTGCTGGTTTGCTGCAAAATATG GTGTTGAAATATATTTCGGAATCTGCTGAGCAGGTTTTCGCATCGTTcgatatgtcttctttgtcagAAGATTGCTTCTTCAAAGTTTTAGCCCAAGATTTAAAA attagcgaaaagaaaaagtttaaaactttaaaaaaatggtatGCAAGAATTTCTTCGTTGG CTAATTTCGTGCACGACGAACTGAAACCATCACTTCTTTCCCACATCAACATGGCTCGGTTATCCAAAGAAGAACAGCAAGAG gTAGCAAAATTTAGAACTCATTCGATCACGATTGATACCTCCAGTAGCGCCGTGTGA